The genomic region TTAAGGTCAAAAAGATTCACTCTCCATACTTCTTCTGTTCTATATGACTATTAATAAGATACCATTCTGGTCGTTCTCCCAGCAGTCGCAAGCAATCTTCTAATGTAAAATTAGGTACATTGGGATAAACTGCTTCAATGATTTTTTGAATTAACTCAAAATCTTCGGCGGTGTCGACGGTCCATCGGTGATGACTACAATCTTGGGAATAAAGAACGTGACCCAAACGATATAGTACCGGTTGCCTATAAATAAAAGGCGTAACGTGCTCGCGGTCTGGTTGTGACCTAGCCCTTACAAAAGCTTCTTGTAGCACTGAAAATGGAAAGACTTCAGTATCCATCCCTCTGGGGTAAGTGCGTTCTAAGCTGTTAGACACATAGTCATATTGTGAATGGTTTTTTAGGTAGTAATCGATTACCCTATTAACCACTTGAGGATCAATTAGAGGGCAATCAGAAGTCACGCGAACCACCACTTTTGCTTGATGTGCCACAGCAGCTTGATAATATCTTTCTAAAACATCAGCTTCAGAACCTCGAAAGTAAGCGACTGAGAGGCGATCACATAAGTCAATAATAGGAGCATCAGTTTTATTTGTCGTTGTCGCGATGACTATTTCATCAGCTAGTTTGACCCCTTGCAACCTCTCAATTTGGTATTGGAGCAAGGGTTTACCCAACACCTGCTTCAGTATCTTTCCCGGTAATCGGGTAGAGGTCATTCTGGCTTGAACAATTATTACAGTTTTTATTAAAGGAAAATTAGGTTCTAAGGTTTGCATATTCATGGTCGAACTTTCCTATTTCTTCACCCTTCACTCAAAATTTTCCTCAAAACACTCCCAACCTGCTCTTGATTTTCCTCCGTTAAATCATAGTACAAAGGAATACTAATAGCCTCCTGATAGTATTGTTCAGCCTCGGGAAAATCCCCCCACTTAAACCCTAAACCCTGATAATAGGGTTGAGTATGCACAGGAATATAGTGTAAATTAACACCTATCCCAGCTCGCCGCAATTCCTCAAAAACCTGTGTATGAGTCTTAGCAATCCTATCCAACTTTAACCGGATAACATAAAGATGCCAGCTGGACTCAGTCTCAGGATGTTGCCAGGGTAAAACCAGAGGAAAGTCTTGAAGCAACTGATTGTAGCGAGCTGCCAAAAACCTACGTCGTGACACAAAATCATCCAAACGCTGCATTTGACTCAAACCCAAGGCCGCCTGAATGTCCGTCATGCGGTAGTTAAATCCCAAATCCAGCTGCTGGTAGTACCACAATCCATGGGACTTACCCTGCATCAGATCTGGATTGCGGGTAATACCATGGGTTCGCAAGCGAATCAGCTTTTCATACAAGTCCTGCTGATTTGTCACCACCATCCCCCCCTCTCCGGTGGTAATAATTTTTACAGGATGAAAACTAAACACTGTCATGTCCGAAAACTGACAATTTCCTACGGAACTGCCTTGATATTTGGCACCAATAGCATGGGAAGCATCCTCCACAATCCTAAAACCATACTTGCGGGACAAAGCCCCAATCTTTTCCGGCGTTGCATATTTGCGGGATGAATCAACTAAACGCGGGTATTACTTCATACTTTAAATAGTGAAGTAATAATTTAATTGAATACCTAAGCATATCTACAGATTTTGAATAGCATAGCGTTTTTCTATGTAGTCGCGCTAAGTAGTGACGTAAACGTGTATTTTCACCCTCTACCCTAGTCATATATGTTTTGCTCACAATATGATCCTCTGGCTGAATAAAACTCGGATAAACCCTCCACCCATCAGTAACATAAAAAAAGCATTGCCAGAGTTTAACGATGTCCCACAAAGGTTGAAATGCTTGTGAGCTGTGGTCTCCCACAACCCAAGCCAGGATATTTTTACGGAAGTGATTTACTGCTGTCCACAACCATATTTTGTTTTTTTTTGATCCCACAAAGGTCTCCAACTCATCAAGCTCACCTACCAAGGGTGTTTCCTCAACTGGTGGAGCATCTGGAAGTATGGAACCAATTTGTTTTAGCCAGTAAATAATAGTTGTATGATGAACGCCTTTATCGCGTTCAATTGCTCTAAATCCCATACCGTTAATATAAGAGCGCAGGCAACTTTGTTTAACTTCTTCTGAATAACCTTTAGGTGGACTATAGACATCGATAAATTGACGACCACAATCAACACAAATGTGATTTTGTTTACCTCGACGTTTGCCATTCTTTCTGATTTTGGAAGACCCGCAGTTTGGACAATGCACAGTAGATTACCTCAATTCATACCTCTATTATGCAACGCCAAAATTCCTAAAACTTGACGAGTAATATCTGGTTCCCAAACTCGAAAGTGTAAAAAAAGTAGTCCGCTGAATAGAATGTAAGCTGTAAACAGCAATGCTAATTCACTGACTAATTTGCTCCCTACAACGAACTGCTTTCTATCTAAGGTCTGTATTTCCGACATAAAGGTATCTGTTATTTTATTTAAGGTCATAGTAGCTTGTTGCAAAGAAACCTATTAACACTTTCAACAGTGGCTTCAATTTGTGAGAATTCTAGTTGGGGAAACATAGGCAATCTTAACAGACAATCCGAAAGATGATTGGTATTTTCCATGGAACCGTGAACTTTTGTTAGGCGATGACCTGCTGGAGAACTATGTAGCGGAACATAATGAAACACCGCATTAATCCCCTGAGATTTTAGCATCTTAATTAGTTGGGTACGAGTTTCTAAATCCTCCACAAGAATATAATACATGTGTCCGTTGTGCTGGCAATGGTCAGGAACAATTGGACGACGCAATTTACCAGCTTTTTCTAATGGCTCTAGCAGTTGATGATAATATCCCCACACTTTTAAACGACTTTTAATAATCTCTTTTGCTTCCTCAAATTGAGCATATAAAAAAGCAGCAATTAATTCTCCAGGTAGGTAGCTAGAACCTTTATCTATCCATGTGTATTTATCAACCTCTCCTCTAAAAAACTGGCTACGGTTTGTTCCTTTTTCTCTGATGATTTCCGCTTCCTCTATAAACCTGGGGTTATTAATCACTAATGCACCCCCTTCACCAGAAATAATATTTTTGGTTTCATGAAAACTAAAACAACCCAAATCCCCAAAACTACCCAAGGGTTTGCCTTTGTAATATGCTAGCAATCCCTGGGCCGCATCTTCAATTAAGAGTAGGTTATTCTTGGTGGCAATTGACTTCAGGGTATCCATTTCACAACCCACTCCCGCATAATGCACGGGTACAATGGCACGGGTACGAGGGGTGATTGCTGCTTCTACTAAAGTTTCATCTAAATTGAGAGTGTCATACCTAATATCAACAAATACCGGCACTGCTCCTCTGAGTACAAAAGCATTAGCTGTGGAAACAAAGGTATAACTGGGCATAATCACCTCATCCCCTGGTTCCAGTTCGCCTAAAATGGCTGACATTTCTAATGCAGCAGTACAAGAATGAGTTAACAGAGCTTTATGACAGTTGGTCTGATTTTCTAACCAACGATGGCATTTTTGTGTAAATTGACCATCTCCAGCAAGTTGTCCTGCGTGGTGAGCTTGGCTGATGTACCAAAGCTCTTTTCCAGTCATATAGGGTTTGTTAAAAGGTATTTTATTCATATTCTTTTGTTTATGATTTATGGGCAATAATCAATAAAGAACCACCCAGGGGTAGGGAAATGCCCAGTTTAATCAACCACCGCTCTGCATCCAAAATTTTTTCTAGCAGGTAATTTAAGGTGCTACTGATTTTGAATTCGCTGATTGGGTCATAATTCTGGGGATGATGGCGGTTTTTGACCCGAGAAATGAGCATTAAGGGGAGCAGTAAGGATACAAATGATGTGGCTTTAACTACTTTAAAACCCGCCTTTTGCAGTTTATAGATTAAGTTTTGCCTAACATACCGCCGAAAATGATGAGCATGGGTATCCGATGGACTCCATA from Cylindrospermopsis curvispora GIHE-G1 harbors:
- a CDS encoding cytidylyltransferase domain-containing protein yields the protein MNMQTLEPNFPLIKTVIIVQARMTSTRLPGKILKQVLGKPLLQYQIERLQGVKLADEIVIATTTNKTDAPIIDLCDRLSVAYFRGSEADVLERYYQAAVAHQAKVVVRVTSDCPLIDPQVVNRVIDYYLKNHSQYDYVSNSLERTYPRGMDTEVFPFSVLQEAFVRARSQPDREHVTPFIYRQPVLYRLGHVLYSQDCSHHRWTVDTAEDFELIQKIIEAVYPNVPNFTLEDCLRLLGERPEWYLINSHIEQKKYGE
- the rffA gene encoding dTDP-4-amino-4,6-dideoxygalactose transaminase, with the protein product MNKIPFNKPYMTGKELWYISQAHHAGQLAGDGQFTQKCHRWLENQTNCHKALLTHSCTAALEMSAILGELEPGDEVIMPSYTFVSTANAFVLRGAVPVFVDIRYDTLNLDETLVEAAITPRTRAIVPVHYAGVGCEMDTLKSIATKNNLLLIEDAAQGLLAYYKGKPLGSFGDLGCFSFHETKNIISGEGGALVINNPRFIEEAEIIREKGTNRSQFFRGEVDKYTWIDKGSSYLPGELIAAFLYAQFEEAKEIIKSRLKVWGYYHQLLEPLEKAGKLRRPIVPDHCQHNGHMYYILVEDLETRTQLIKMLKSQGINAVFHYVPLHSSPAGHRLTKVHGSMENTNHLSDCLLRLPMFPQLEFSQIEATVESVNRFLCNKLL
- a CDS encoding DegT/DnrJ/EryC1/StrS family aminotransferase — protein: MSRKYGFRIVEDASHAIGAKYQGSSVGNCQFSDMTVFSFHPVKIITTGEGGMVVTNQQDLYEKLIRLRTHGITRNPDLMQGKSHGLWYYQQLDLGFNYRMTDIQAALGLSQMQRLDDFVSRRRFLAARYNQLLQDFPLVLPWQHPETESSWHLYVIRLKLDRIAKTHTQVFEELRRAGIGVNLHYIPVHTQPYYQGLGFKWGDFPEAEQYYQEAISIPLYYDLTEENQEQVGSVLRKILSEG
- a CDS encoding IS1 family transposase, with translation MHCPNCGSSKIRKNGKRRGKQNHICVDCGRQFIDVYSPPKGYSEEVKQSCLRSYINGMGFRAIERDKGVHHTTIIYWLKQIGSILPDAPPVEETPLVGELDELETFVGSKKNKIWLWTAVNHFRKNILAWVVGDHSSQAFQPLWDIVKLWQCFFYVTDGWRVYPSFIQPEDHIVSKTYMTRVEGENTRLRHYLARLHRKTLCYSKSVDMLRYSIKLLLHYLKYEVIPAFS